One window of the Allosaccharopolyspora coralli genome contains the following:
- the yhjD gene encoding inner membrane protein YhjD produces MVDRSQAARTAHDAGNSPSRLDLLRRKYGWLDRLVRAGNTYQTHYGDYYAAAITYFSVLALVPLLMIVFAVAGFILAGNPDLLDRLQQSITSAVPNPGMSAMLNSVVEQAIQSAGAVGLVGLVGALYSGLGWMTNLREALTAQWSQETASPPFLKRMGSDLLALIGLGAAMGLSFGISALGGGVGRTLFELVGIADTVWASVVLRLLTIVLSLAASFLVFLWVLTRLPRKPVSMRSGVHGAMLAAIGFELLKQVGVFYLGRVTSSPAGAAFGPILGLLVFAYLTSRFILFVTAWTATAQENLDKLPPEPPAPAVIRPVVQVPRVSGRASAGLLGLGAVAGWFFRRR; encoded by the coding sequence GTGGTCGACCGCAGTCAAGCAGCGCGTACGGCGCACGACGCCGGCAACTCGCCGAGCAGGTTGGATCTGTTGCGCCGCAAGTACGGCTGGCTGGATCGCCTCGTCCGGGCCGGGAACACCTACCAGACTCACTACGGCGACTACTACGCCGCGGCGATCACGTACTTCAGCGTGCTCGCCCTGGTGCCGCTGCTGATGATCGTCTTCGCCGTCGCCGGTTTCATCCTCGCCGGCAACCCGGACCTGCTGGACCGGTTGCAGCAGTCGATCACCTCGGCCGTCCCGAACCCGGGCATGAGCGCGATGCTCAACAGTGTCGTCGAACAGGCCATTCAGAGCGCGGGCGCGGTCGGTCTCGTCGGCTTGGTCGGTGCGCTGTACTCGGGGCTAGGGTGGATGACGAACCTGCGTGAGGCGTTGACCGCGCAGTGGAGTCAGGAGACGGCGAGCCCGCCGTTCCTCAAACGCATGGGCTCGGATCTGCTGGCGTTGATCGGTCTCGGCGCGGCCATGGGGCTATCGTTCGGTATCAGCGCGCTCGGCGGCGGTGTGGGGCGGACGCTGTTCGAGCTCGTCGGGATCGCCGACACCGTGTGGGCGAGTGTCGTGCTGCGGCTGCTGACGATCGTGCTGTCGCTGGCGGCGAGCTTCCTGGTGTTCCTGTGGGTCCTGACCCGGTTGCCACGGAAGCCGGTGTCGATGCGGTCCGGGGTCCACGGAGCGATGCTCGCGGCGATCGGGTTCGAGCTGCTCAAGCAGGTCGGGGTGTTCTACCTCGGGCGCGTCACGAGTTCGCCCGCGGGCGCCGCGTTCGGGCCGATTCTGGGTCTGCTCGTGTTCGCATACCTGACCTCGCGGTTCATCCTGTTCGTCACGGCGTGGACGGCGACGGCCCAGGAGAACCTGGACAAGCTGCCTCCGGAACCGCCCGCACCGGCCGTGATCCGCCCGGTGGTCCAGGTGCCTCGCGTCAGCGGACGCGCCTCCGCAGGGCTTCTCGGTCTCGGAGCCGTCGCCGGGTGGTTCTTCCGCCGCCGTTGA
- a CDS encoding D-alanyl-D-alanine carboxypeptidase family protein: protein MPQRADGSATATGSSDVREPRHPIPAPARTALALIAATAVLLPVSGVAQAQTVAPPPPCSNRSAPPPPVDTSEVPAPGRPSPEPLPVPDPPVGGERLGACDAPVLPQGAPPPPPNLTSPAWLVADLDSGEVLAALDPHARHRPASTIKTLTALTVLRDLDLDDRLVATQEDANREGSKVGLAPGASYSVRQVLAGMMMQSGNDAAHALAMKRGGVNVMVARMNEVARDIGAADTRAATPSGLDGPGMSTSAYDMALIFRAAMREPEFRKVIGTRQTELPGPPGQPPFLVSNDNRVLLNYPGGIGGKTGFTNDAQHTFVGAADRDGRRLVAVMLRGANQPEKLSQQTMRLLDYGYALAPGSSVGTLNPPEPEPPAPVAAAEPPAGGVQDQAPQDEGSALFDSLGAPLTLLFGSGLAIAGAFGFWRHRTKLAAAQRRETPPD from the coding sequence GTGCCCCAGAGAGCCGACGGATCGGCGACAGCGACAGGTTCCAGCGATGTCCGGGAACCGCGCCACCCCATTCCCGCACCCGCGCGAACCGCGCTCGCGCTGATCGCCGCGACTGCGGTCCTGCTGCCGGTCTCCGGCGTCGCGCAGGCCCAGACCGTGGCGCCCCCGCCACCGTGCTCGAACCGGTCAGCACCACCGCCGCCCGTGGACACCTCCGAGGTGCCGGCACCCGGTCGACCCAGTCCCGAACCGCTTCCCGTTCCGGACCCACCGGTCGGCGGCGAGCGTCTCGGCGCGTGCGATGCACCGGTGCTTCCGCAGGGGGCTCCGCCGCCACCACCGAACCTCACCTCTCCCGCCTGGCTGGTCGCTGACCTCGACAGCGGTGAGGTCCTCGCCGCGCTCGACCCGCACGCGCGGCACCGGCCCGCGTCGACGATCAAGACACTGACGGCACTGACGGTGCTCCGGGACCTCGACCTCGACGACCGACTCGTCGCAACCCAGGAGGACGCGAACCGGGAAGGCTCCAAGGTCGGCCTCGCCCCCGGCGCGAGCTACTCGGTGCGCCAGGTTCTCGCCGGGATGATGATGCAGTCGGGCAACGACGCGGCGCACGCACTCGCGATGAAGCGCGGCGGTGTGAACGTGATGGTGGCCCGGATGAACGAGGTCGCCCGCGACATCGGTGCGGCCGACACCCGGGCGGCGACACCCTCGGGTCTCGACGGCCCCGGCATGAGCACCTCCGCCTACGACATGGCATTGATCTTCCGTGCCGCCATGCGCGAACCCGAGTTCCGGAAAGTGATCGGGACGAGGCAGACGGAACTGCCCGGCCCGCCAGGACAGCCGCCGTTCCTGGTCAGCAACGACAACCGGGTACTGCTGAACTATCCGGGCGGGATCGGCGGCAAGACCGGTTTCACCAACGACGCCCAGCACACGTTCGTCGGGGCCGCCGACCGCGACGGCAGGCGGCTCGTGGCGGTGATGCTGCGCGGTGCGAACCAGCCGGAGAAGCTCTCCCAGCAGACGATGCGGCTGTTGGACTACGGCTACGCGCTCGCTCCCGGCTCCTCGGTCGGCACGCTCAATCCTCCGGAGCCCGAGCCGCCCGCACCCGTGGCGGCCGCCGAACCACCGGCCGGCGGGGTTCAGGACCAGGCCCCACAGGACGAGGGCTCCGCGTTGTTCGACTCGCTCGGCGCCCCGCTGACGCTGCTGTTCGGCTCCGGCCTGGCCATCGCCGGTGCCTTCGGCTTCTGGCGCCACCGAACGAAACTCGCCGCCGCGCAGCGCCGCGAGACACCGCCGGACTGA
- the trpS gene encoding tryptophan--tRNA ligase translates to MSSDSSANQASDTRTARPRVLSGIQPTADSFHLGNYLGALREWVTLQREFDAFYCVVDLHAITVAQDPAELRRRTRVSAAQLLALGIDPDRSALFVQSHVPEHAQLSWVLECLTGFGEAGRMTQFKDKSTRQDADHVSVGLFTYPILQAADILVYQANAVPVGEDQRQHLELTRNLAQRFNARFGSTFTLPEPKIPQETAKIFDLQDPTAKMSKSVPAGVVELMEDPKRSAKKIRSAVTDNEREIRYDPEAKAGVSNLLVIYSALTGRAVSELEAEYAGRGYGDLKKDLGEVVVEFVTPFQDQVRGYLDDPAELDKILGKGAEKARSVAAETLRSVYDRIGFLPSMG, encoded by the coding sequence GTGAGCAGCGACAGTTCCGCGAACCAGGCGTCCGACACCCGCACCGCGCGTCCGCGCGTGCTCTCCGGGATCCAGCCCACCGCCGACTCGTTCCACCTCGGCAACTACCTGGGTGCGCTGCGCGAATGGGTCACCCTGCAACGCGAGTTCGACGCCTTCTACTGCGTGGTGGACCTGCACGCGATCACCGTCGCCCAGGACCCCGCCGAGCTGCGTCGGCGCACGCGCGTGTCGGCGGCCCAGCTGCTCGCGCTCGGTATCGACCCGGACCGGTCGGCTCTGTTCGTGCAGAGCCACGTCCCCGAGCACGCCCAGCTCTCGTGGGTCCTGGAATGCCTCACCGGGTTCGGCGAAGCCGGCCGCATGACCCAGTTCAAGGACAAGTCCACGCGCCAGGACGCCGACCACGTCAGCGTCGGCCTGTTCACCTACCCGATCCTGCAGGCCGCCGACATCCTCGTGTACCAGGCGAACGCCGTGCCGGTCGGCGAGGACCAGCGCCAGCACCTCGAACTGACCCGCAACCTCGCCCAGCGGTTCAACGCACGGTTCGGCAGCACGTTCACGCTGCCCGAGCCGAAGATCCCGCAGGAGACCGCCAAGATCTTCGACCTGCAGGACCCGACGGCGAAGATGAGCAAGTCGGTCCCGGCCGGGGTCGTCGAACTCATGGAGGACCCGAAGCGTTCGGCGAAGAAGATCCGTTCCGCCGTCACCGACAACGAGCGCGAGATCCGCTACGACCCGGAAGCCAAGGCAGGCGTCAGCAACCTGCTGGTGATCTACTCGGCACTCACCGGGCGCGCCGTCTCCGAGCTGGAGGCCGAGTACGCCGGTCGCGGCTACGGGGATCTGAAGAAGGATCTCGGCGAGGTCGTCGTCGAGTTCGTCACGCCGTTCCAGGACCAAGTCCGTGGCTACCTCGACGACCCTGCTGAGCTGGACAAGATCCTCGGCAAGGGCGCCGAGAAGGCGCGGTCGGTCGCGGCGGAGACGTTGCGCTCGGTGTACGACAGGATCGGTTTCCTCCCGTCGATGGGCTGA
- a CDS encoding GNAT family N-acetyltransferase: protein MRIETLTERGLPQCLALARDREWLAEDAKWRMLFEVATVLGVRDDSGAVIATVAHARPTTSLDFVGMLLVASEHEQRGIGRALMRHVLDRSWPRPVLLHATPRGRPLYDSLGFAEVGATGTYFRRPEPTSGVGRSRPATPADRDAIVDLDARIYGDARPELVERLPRFAEQVRVLERCGQLAGYVAAWRNVDGLVVGPLAARTAEAAQDLVADVLRDSTAPVRLDLDRAQPEMHEWATAQGFVWRNDTVRMAARHHGSLHRTDVVWSPFTQATG from the coding sequence GTGCGCATCGAGACTCTGACCGAACGAGGTCTCCCGCAGTGCCTCGCCCTCGCGCGAGACCGCGAATGGCTCGCCGAGGACGCGAAGTGGCGGATGCTGTTCGAGGTCGCGACCGTCCTCGGCGTCCGCGACGACAGCGGCGCGGTCATCGCGACCGTCGCCCACGCGCGTCCCACGACGAGCCTCGACTTCGTCGGCATGCTGCTCGTGGCCAGCGAGCACGAGCAGCGGGGGATCGGACGGGCGCTGATGCGGCATGTCCTCGACCGCTCCTGGCCGAGGCCGGTCCTGCTGCACGCGACGCCTCGGGGACGCCCGTTGTACGACAGCCTCGGGTTCGCGGAGGTAGGCGCCACGGGCACCTACTTCCGTCGTCCGGAGCCGACCAGCGGCGTCGGGCGCTCACGGCCCGCGACCCCGGCCGACAGGGACGCGATCGTGGACCTGGACGCGCGGATCTACGGCGACGCGCGCCCCGAGCTCGTGGAGCGGCTTCCGCGGTTCGCCGAGCAAGTGCGCGTGCTCGAACGCTGCGGCCAGCTCGCGGGCTACGTCGCGGCGTGGCGCAACGTCGACGGGCTCGTCGTCGGTCCGCTCGCGGCGCGAACCGCCGAGGCTGCCCAGGACCTGGTCGCCGACGTGCTCCGTGACAGCACCGCGCCGGTGCGTCTCGATCTCGACCGGGCGCAGCCCGAGATGCACGAATGGGCGACGGCTCAGGGGTTCGTCTGGCGCAACGACACCGTGCGGATGGCGGCTCGCCACCACGGATCGCTGCACCGCACGGACGTCGTCTGGTCCCCTTTCACCCAAGCCACCGGCTGA